ACAACAATGGCAACCCCTCCATACGAATCATGACGATCTTTTCGATAAATATTATATCCACTAATATGGAGTGCAGTGTCTGCATCCAACCACGTTTCAGAAATAACAGCTATATGTATTTTTTCTTGATGTAATAAATTATCTAACATTAATAACTTAGGTTTCAAACTTTGTGCATTCCActgaataatatttaagtaaaattCCTTAGCcattaaaaagaaactttgaAAAAACGTCATACAATTTTCCTTCactcaaaaaattaactaaaaacaaCTTACACTCTTCAAAAACAGCTCTTACCACTAACATCACTTTATCACACCAATTTTCTTCAGATAATACAATCTCCTTAATTCTATTAAACAGCTTCCAAAAATCAAATCTATTTCGTTTTCTTGTCCTCGCTTTTTCTGTAGATTCATCTTGTGTATCTTGATCACTTTCCTGACTTCCATCATAATCCATTCTCTCGTTCTGAGATTCACTATTATTCATGTTATCAGTTTTCTTAactctctttttctttttgtccttattttggttttcatttattattatattatctgatTGCTCATCCTTCTTTTCCTTTCCATGTACTATAGCTGTCGTTTTCAGCACGCTACTGTAACTTCTAGCCGTTGTACTCTCTGATACCGGAACTGTATTGCTTCTGTCAAGATCTATATCAACTTCCTCTCTCGAATTGTTTGCCTTCtcttctttttgatttttcaaataTATCTCTAGCGCTGTTTTGTACGTAACATTATTCTCACTCATTATAAAtcgaatctttttttcttttctaaaaAAGGGGCAAGACTTGTCTAGAGCCATGTGCGGACCTTTACaattaatacatttatattctTTGATTTCACAATTATCATGAGCTCCACCACATTTCGGGCAAATATTCTTATTTAACTTACAAAATCTCTTAATGTGTCCAAAAGACCAGCACCCAGAGCATCTTGACACCGGAAACTCAAATCGTTCGACGTCAAATTTAAATCCATATGCATATATCGATAACGGCGCAAAGGGGTTTTTAAAGCATAATCTCACAGTTTCGCTTTCAACCCACTTACCCTCC
The window above is part of the Maniola jurtina chromosome 12, ilManJurt1.1, whole genome shotgun sequence genome. Proteins encoded here:
- the LOC123870003 gene encoding uncharacterized protein LOC123870003, with amino-acid sequence MADDVMSYDSKCDEIQVYGEQELCVVQSGEYGNNGSTPKKVDKRPRETEDSSEDGFTTVARRKSKRHIRTESYENDRSFSENNENMSGTYYEVSLFGLQILPKQMAFARLLRDENISNVLKIKYKSPYKIFIQFSDKNQAEKFMNLKKLTELDIRAQFTNQGNLSYGIIKGVDVGTSEKELLENLKCDYDIISARRLKRVNKEGKWVESETVRLCFKNPFAPLSIYAYGFKFDVERFEFPVSRCSGCWSFGHIKRFCKLNKNICPKCGGAHDNCEIKEYKCINCKGPHMALDKSCPFFRKEKKIRFIMSENNVTYKTALEIYLKNQKEEKANNSREEVDIDLDRSNTVPVSESTTARSYSSVLKTTAIVHGKEKKDEQSDNIIINENQNKDKKKKRVKKTDNMNNSESQNERMDYDGSQESDQDTQDESTEKARTRKRNRFDFWKLFNRIKEIVLSEENWCDKVMLVVRAVFEECKLFLVNFLSEGKLYDVFSKFLFNG